In Marinobacter qingdaonensis, the sequence GGCGTGTTCGCACACCATGCGCCGGGACTGGAAACTGAAGACGTTGGAGAAGAACAGCTTGGCGTCGTCCCGGGTCGGCTCAAACAGCAGGATGTCCTTGTCCGGGTAATCCCGGGCGTATTGGGCGATGCCCGACTGCATGCGGGAATAAACCATGGTTCGGAAGGTCTGGGACAGCAGGTTAGGCATGCCCGAGCGGGTCAGCTCCCCCGGCTTCATGGTGCCGGCCCGCACCGCGGCACTGGCATCGATCGGCACCTGCGGATTCACCGCAAACACCAGATCGGCGCCGTCCTCAAAGGCCACCGAGGCGTGCAGGCCCTTGCGCAGGGTGCCATCCACGTAATACCGGCCATCGATCTCCACCGGCACATACAGTCCCGGCGAGGCGGTGCTGGCCTGGATGGCCCGGGAAATGGGCACATGGTCGAAGCCGGGTGCACCGAAGCAGACCGCTTCGGTGCTTTCAACGTCAGCGGCCACGATGTAGAGACTGCGCTTTAGCTGCCGGAAATCGTTGGTCCGGCCCAGCATGGTGAAGGCCCGCTTCAGGTACTCGTGCAGGCCTTCGTTGTCGAACAGACCGGCCGGCGCCGCCTGCGCCAGGATGGTCAGGGCCTCAAGCAGGCTCTGGTCGTAGGGGTTGTTGATGAACCGCTGCACCGCCGTGGACACCAGCCCGGGCACCGACAACAGGCGCCGGCCAATTTCCCGGAAGGCCGGTCGATAGAAGACTTCCGGGTGAAACGGATGCACCTCGGCTTCGTTTCGCACGAAAATCCGGCACAGTTGCGCCGTGGTCATCTGATTGGCGAGGTTAGCCGCGACAAACGAGCCGCCATTCACCCCGACATAGACATTAATGTCATTGAAATCGAGGCCGTCGAGCGCCTCATCCAGCGCTCGCAGGGCACCGATCTCGTAAATTCCCCCCAGCGGTCCACCGCCCCCCAGGGCGAGCCCGATGCGGGGCTTTTTTTTCAGATCGGTTGCAGCTGTCATGGTTTTTCTTCTCCGGTTGGCGTTTCGGGCATGGATCTCCGCACGCGCACGTCGCCTCTAACCTACCAACAGGTTTTAGAGTACTCACCCTATATTCGTTCGAAACGGGCTAAAAGTTCAGGACAAGGCCTTTTCTGCAAAGGCCACGGTGGTGGATTTGCCTGGGCGCAGGTAACGACCGAAACCCGCGTTGCGCAGGGCCAGATCGACGCAGCTCTTGATGACGTGGGGCGAATCCAGCAGCAGCACGTCTTCCAGCAACTGCATAGCCCATTCCCGGCTGACGCTGCGAATGACCGACTTCACCTTGGGCAGGCTGGCCGCGTTCATGGACAGGGAGTCGAAGCCCATGGCCATCAGCAGCAGGGCGCCGCCCGGATCGCCGGCCAATTCACCGCAGATCCCCACCGGCTTGCCGACGGCGTGGGCGTCCTGGGCAATCCGGACCAGGGCCTGGAGCACTGCCGGGTGGTAAGAATGGTACAACTGGGCGACCCGCGGGTTGTTGCGGTCCACCGCCAGCAGATACTGGGTCAGATCGTTCGATCCCACCGACAGGAAGTCGACCCGGTCGGCCAGCTCGCGGATCTGGTACACCGCGGCCGGTATCTCCACCATCACCCCGACCTTGGGCATGTGGATGTCGTAGCCCTCTTCCCGGACCTCGTGATACACCCGGTAGATCAGGTGCAGGGACTCCTCCACCTCGGAGATGTTACTGATCATGGGCAGCATGATCTGCAGGTTGTTCAGCCCTTCACTGGCCTTGAGCATGGCCCGCACCTGGACCAGGAAGATCTCCGGATGGTCGAGGGTAACCCGGATACCGCGCCAGCCCAGGAACGGGTTTTCTTCCTGGATCGGGAAATAGGTCAGGGACTTATCGCCGCCAACGTCGAGGGTGCGCATGGTGACCGGGTTCGGGGCAAAGGCCTCGAGCTGTTCCCGGTAGTACTGGCGCTGCTCCTGCTCGGACGGAAAGCGATCCTTGATCATGAACGGCACTTCGGTGCGGTACAGACCAATGCCCTCGGCGCCGTGGGACAGGGAACGCACCACGTCGGTCATCAGGCCGGTGTTCACCAGCATCGACACCCGGTGCCCGTCGGTGGTTTCGCAGGGCTGGTCCCGGAGCGCCTCGAGGCCGCGAATCAGTTCATCTTCTTCGTCGCAGATGGCCTGATAGAAGGCCCGCAGGTCGTCCGAGGGCGACGCAAAGATCTGGCCCTCGAAGCCGTCGACCACCAATTCCTTGCCATCCAGCTGGTTGACCGGGATGTCCACCAGGCCCATCACGGTCGGCACGCCCATGGCACGGGCCAGGATGGCCACGTGGGAGTTGCTGGAGCCCTTGACCGACACCAGCCCCACCAGTTGCCCCTTGGGCACTTCGCCAAGCATGGCCGGGGTCAGCTCCTCGCTGACCAGCACGGTCCGGGCCGGATACTCCAGGTGACGCTGGTCGCCCTCCTGCAGGTGCGACAGCAGCCGACGGCCCAGGTCTCGGACATCGACGGCACGCTCCTGCAGGTAATGGTCGTCCATCATTTCAAAATGGCGTACGTACTGCTGAACCACCTGCTTCAATGCGCCCTGGGCCCAGGTGCCTTCGCGGATCTGGTTGGCGACCTCGCCGGGCAGGGCTTCGTCACCCAGCATGCGCAGATAGACATCGAACAGGGCCTGTTCCTCGGGCCGCAGCTGCGAGGCCAGCCGGTTGGCGACCCGCTCGATGTCTTCCCGGACCGCCTTGACCGCGGCGCGGAACATTTCCAGTTCCTGCTCGATGTCCTCGGCCGGTTTCTCCGGCACCACATCCAGATCGGCAGCGGGATACACCACCACGCCGTCGCCGATGGCGACACCTGGCGCGCCGGGCACACCGTTGAAACTGACGTCCCGGGCCTCTTCCCCGGTGAGCGACAGGCCACTGATGGCGCCGGTTGCTTCACTGTGGGCGATCACGCCCGCCAGCTGAGCCGACACCGTGACCAGGAAGGCTTCCTCACCCTCATCGAAACAGCGGGAGCTTTCCCGCTGCTGGACCACCAACACCCCCAGAACCCGGCGATGGTGAATGATGGGCACCCCCAGGAACGAACGGAAGCGCTCTTCCCCGGTCTCCGGGAAGTAGCGATAACGGGGGTGGGCGGGCGCGTCTTCGAGGTTGATGGGCTCCTCGCGGGAGCCCACCAGGCCAACCAGGCCTTCGGAGTAACCAAGACTGACTTTACCGACGGCCTTGCGATAGAGACCTTCGGTGGCCATCAGAATGTAGCGGTTGGTGGCCGGGTCCAGCAGGTAGACCGAGCACACTTCGGTCCCCATGGCTTTCTGCACACGCGAAACAATGACGTCCAGCGCCTCCTGCAAATCGCGGGCGCCGTTCACCTCTTGTACAAGACTTCGCAGTATGCTCAGCATGGCGGGGTCAATCCGTCATTTCTGGTGTTCCTTCAACCGCCGGTTCTGTTCGCTACGGTGCCACTGCTCCATGTTGTAGAACAGTCTTGGCGCCAGCTCCCTCAACGCGCGTCGATACACTTCGCGCTTGAAGGAGACCACCTGGCCGAGCGGGTACCAGTAACTCACCCACTGCCAGCCGTCGAACTCCGGCGATTCCGTTCCGTCCACGCACACCTGCGCGTCCGGCGATAACATCCTCAGTAGGAACCATTTCTGTTTTTGGCCCACACAAACGGGGTGCGAGTTATGGCGTACCATCCTCCTGGGAAGTCGGTACCTGAGCCAGCCTCGGGTGCAACTGATGATCTCCACATCGCTGGCGCCCAGACCGATTTCTTCTCCCAGCTCCCGATACAGTGCCTCTTCCGGTGATTCGTCGTGCTTGATACCACCCTGGGGAAACTGCCAGGAGTCCTGCCCAATTCGCCTTGCCCAGAGAACCTCTCCTCTGTGGTTGGCCAGAATGATTCCGACGTTGGGTCTGAAACCGTCTGAATCTATCACGGCACAGTCCTCTCAAAAGTCGGTCGACCGGGTACAAAAATTGACCGGTCAGAATTGTCCAAGTTGCTCTCATTCTTGCAGAAACCCAAGGGTTCGGCAAACGGCACTGCATTCCTCAGGTCGTGGTAGACTGGGCTCCCAATGGCAGGCCATGTGATCATCGGAGGTAACAGCTTGACGCTCGCAATTTTTGATCTGGATAACACGCTACTGGCAGGCGACAGCGACCACGCCTGGGGCCAGTTCCTGGTGGAAGAAGGCATCGTCGATGCCGAGGACTACCGGAGGGCGAACGACCGGTTTTATGAGGAGTATCTGAACGGCGAGCTGGACATACTGAACTACCTCGGCTTTGCGCTGCAGCCGCTGGCCAACCACAACATGGACCAGCTGCTGAGCTGGCGCGCGACGTTCATGGAACGCAAGGTGCGCCCGATGATGCTTCCCAAGGCCGCCGCGCTCCTGGATCAGCACCGGGAACAGGGCCACACCCTGATGATCATCACGGCCACCAACCGGTTCGTGACCGAACCCATTGCCGCGGAACTGGGCATCGAGCACCTGATTGCCACCGAACCGGAACTGGTGAACGGACGCTACACCGGTGAGGTGGCCGGCACCCCCAGTTTCCAGGAGGGCAAGGTGAAGCGCCTTCAGGACTGGCTGCAGGCTTACGGCAGGACGCTGGAGGGCGCCTGGTTCTACAGCGATTCCCACAACGACGCGCCCCTGCTGCGGGAAGTCGATCACCCGGTCGCCGTGGATCCGGACCCAACCCTGGAAGCGCTGGCCCGGGACCAGGGCTGGACAGTCATGTCCCTGCGGGACTGACGCCCGGAGCGCCGCGCCCTCAGAAAAAGCTGGTGAGGGCGCGAACGAAGCAGGCCTTGATGTAATCGGTTTCCGGAATCCCGGGGATGACCGGATGGTCGGGGGCCTGGCGCCCCTGCTCCAGCAGCTGGACAAAGCGGTCAATCTTGCGCCCGCCGCCACGGATGATGTCGGTCAGGCGGTCCTGGGACAGGTGCATGGAGCAGGACGCCGACACCAGGATGCCATCCCGCTCCAGCAGACGCAGGCCCAACTGGTTCAGCCGGGCGTAGGCCTGCTCACCGGCCTTCTGGTCCCGGCGGCGGGGAATCAGGGCCGGCGGGTCCAGCACCACGATGTCGAATTTTTCCTTCTCGTCGCACAGCGCTTTCAGGGCCTCAAAGGCATCCCCTTCCAGGGTTTCGACATTGTCCAGACCATTCAGGCGGGCGTTATGGTGCACCGAGTCGATGGCCGACGCCGAGCTATCGACGCAGGTTACCGAGCTGGCGCCGGCACATGCGGCCTGAATGCCCCAGCCTCCGACATAACTGAAGACATCCAGCACGCGCTTGCCCGGCGCATAGGCCTGCAGCCGTTGCCGATTCACCCGGTGGTCGTAGAACCAACCGGTCTTCTGGCCGCCTTCCAGAGGCACCTCGAACCGGACACCGTTCTCCTCAACCCTGAGCGTTGAAACCTCGGGGCCGTGGACGTGCTCCACGTAGGTATCCAGCCCTTCGATCTTGCGCATCTTGCCGTCGTTTTTCAGGATGATCGCCGCCGGGTGCACCAGGCGCTGCACCGCCCGAACGATGGCGTCCTTCATCAGCTCCATGCCGGCGGTCGAGATCTGCACCACCACGGTATCGTCGAAGCGGTCAATCACCAGCCCGGACAGGCCGTCGCTGTCACCAAACACCCAACGGTAGAAGGGCCGGTCGAACAGCCGTTCCCGCATGGCCAGCGCCACTTCCAGCCGTTCGGTCAGGCGTTTCGGGGTCATGCCATTACGCCCATCCCGACTGATCAGTCGGCCACAGATGAGGGCGTGGGGATTGACGAACAGGGTGCCCAGGGATTTGTCGTTGGCCGCGCGAAGCTCGGCCTGAACACCGGGCTCAAAGTCGGTCAGCGGCGACCGGCGGATATCCACCTCGTTGCTGTACACCCAGAGGTGACCAGACCGAAGCCGACGCTCGGCGCCCTTACGCAGATAAAGAATCGGAAACGTCATCGAACACACCAGCCACTTGAAGGGTCAACGGAAACGGTCTTGCGGGTCACCCTTCAGCGGCCACGTGTTCGGCGTAGGCGGTCGCGTCCATCAGGCCCTCCAGTTCGCCGGCATCCGCCAGCTTGACCTTGAACATCCAGCCGTCACCGTAGGGGTCCTCGTTGACCTTTTCCGGCTCGTCTTCGAGGCTTTCATTGATTTCCACCACCTCACCGGTGACCGGGCTGAATACATCCGACGCCGACTTCACCGACTCCGCCACACCGGCTTCCTCACCACCGTTCACCGTGGCGCCCAGATCCGGCACCCCGATGTAGACCACATCACCCAGCTGCTCCTGGGCAAAGTCGGTAATACCAACGGTGGCGGTGCCATCGTCGGCGAGGCGCACCCATTGATGAGTCTCGATGTATTT encodes:
- a CDS encoding patatin-like phospholipase family protein; the encoded protein is MTAATDLKKKPRIGLALGGGGPLGGIYEIGALRALDEALDGLDFNDINVYVGVNGGSFVAANLANQMTTAQLCRIFVRNEAEVHPFHPEVFYRPAFREIGRRLLSVPGLVSTAVQRFINNPYDQSLLEALTILAQAAPAGLFDNEGLHEYLKRAFTMLGRTNDFRQLKRSLYIVAADVESTEAVCFGAPGFDHVPISRAIQASTASPGLYVPVEIDGRYYVDGTLRKGLHASVAFEDGADLVFAVNPQVPIDASAAVRAGTMKPGELTRSGMPNLLSQTFRTMVYSRMQSGIAQYARDYPDKDILLFEPTRDDAKLFFSNVFSFQSRRMVCEHAYQMTRRDLLNRADALEPKLARYGITLRRDRLEDEQRTISTSLYGEMLPLYVAKGRQKKAEKGKLAAGLENVSQLFSSAQ
- the ptsP gene encoding phosphoenolpyruvate--protein phosphotransferase, with product MLSILRSLVQEVNGARDLQEALDVIVSRVQKAMGTEVCSVYLLDPATNRYILMATEGLYRKAVGKVSLGYSEGLVGLVGSREEPINLEDAPAHPRYRYFPETGEERFRSFLGVPIIHHRRVLGVLVVQQRESSRCFDEGEEAFLVTVSAQLAGVIAHSEATGAISGLSLTGEEARDVSFNGVPGAPGVAIGDGVVVYPAADLDVVPEKPAEDIEQELEMFRAAVKAVREDIERVANRLASQLRPEEQALFDVYLRMLGDEALPGEVANQIREGTWAQGALKQVVQQYVRHFEMMDDHYLQERAVDVRDLGRRLLSHLQEGDQRHLEYPARTVLVSEELTPAMLGEVPKGQLVGLVSVKGSSNSHVAILARAMGVPTVMGLVDIPVNQLDGKELVVDGFEGQIFASPSDDLRAFYQAICDEEDELIRGLEALRDQPCETTDGHRVSMLVNTGLMTDVVRSLSHGAEGIGLYRTEVPFMIKDRFPSEQEQRQYYREQLEAFAPNPVTMRTLDVGGDKSLTYFPIQEENPFLGWRGIRVTLDHPEIFLVQVRAMLKASEGLNNLQIMLPMISNISEVEESLHLIYRVYHEVREEGYDIHMPKVGVMVEIPAAVYQIRELADRVDFLSVGSNDLTQYLLAVDRNNPRVAQLYHSYHPAVLQALVRIAQDAHAVGKPVGICGELAGDPGGALLLMAMGFDSLSMNAASLPKVKSVIRSVSREWAMQLLEDVLLLDSPHVIKSCVDLALRNAGFGRYLRPGKSTTVAFAEKALS
- a CDS encoding RNA pyrophosphohydrolase, whose translation is MIDSDGFRPNVGIILANHRGEVLWARRIGQDSWQFPQGGIKHDESPEEALYRELGEEIGLGASDVEIISCTRGWLRYRLPRRMVRHNSHPVCVGQKQKWFLLRMLSPDAQVCVDGTESPEFDGWQWVSYWYPLGQVVSFKREVYRRALRELAPRLFYNMEQWHRSEQNRRLKEHQK
- a CDS encoding HAD family hydrolase, translating into MTLAIFDLDNTLLAGDSDHAWGQFLVEEGIVDAEDYRRANDRFYEEYLNGELDILNYLGFALQPLANHNMDQLLSWRATFMERKVRPMMLPKAAALLDQHREQGHTLMIITATNRFVTEPIAAELGIEHLIATEPELVNGRYTGEVAGTPSFQEGKVKRLQDWLQAYGRTLEGAWFYSDSHNDAPLLREVDHPVAVDPDPTLEALARDQGWTVMSLRD
- a CDS encoding class I SAM-dependent rRNA methyltransferase encodes the protein MTFPILYLRKGAERRLRSGHLWVYSNEVDIRRSPLTDFEPGVQAELRAANDKSLGTLFVNPHALICGRLISRDGRNGMTPKRLTERLEVALAMRERLFDRPFYRWVFGDSDGLSGLVIDRFDDTVVVQISTAGMELMKDAIVRAVQRLVHPAAIILKNDGKMRKIEGLDTYVEHVHGPEVSTLRVEENGVRFEVPLEGGQKTGWFYDHRVNRQRLQAYAPGKRVLDVFSYVGGWGIQAACAGASSVTCVDSSASAIDSVHHNARLNGLDNVETLEGDAFEALKALCDEKEKFDIVVLDPPALIPRRRDQKAGEQAYARLNQLGLRLLERDGILVSASCSMHLSQDRLTDIIRGGGRKIDRFVQLLEQGRQAPDHPVIPGIPETDYIKACFVRALTSFF
- the gcvH gene encoding glycine cleavage system protein GcvH; this translates as MSNIPADLKYIETHQWVRLADDGTATVGITDFAQEQLGDVVYIGVPDLGATVNGGEEAGVAESVKSASDVFSPVTGEVVEINESLEDEPEKVNEDPYGDGWMFKVKLADAGELEGLMDATAYAEHVAAEG